A section of the Primulina eburnea isolate SZY01 chromosome 1, ASM2296580v1, whole genome shotgun sequence genome encodes:
- the LOC140837520 gene encoding phosphoethanolamine N-methyltransferase 1-like gives MATEQEREMQKSYWIEHSVDLTVEAMMLDSKASDLDKEERPEVLSLLPPYEGKSVLELGAGIGRFTGELANKAGQLVALDFIESVIKKNESVNGHHKNVEFICADVTSPELNFSEQSLDLIFSNWLLMYLSDKEVESLAERMIKWLKVGGYIFFRESCFHRSGDHKRKNNPTHYREPRFYTKVFKESHLYDNSGNLFEFALIGCKCIGAYVKNKKNQNQICWIWQKISSDTDRGFQKFLDTVQYKYSGILRYERVFGHGFVSTGGIDTTKEFVSRLDLQPGQKVLDVGCGIGGGDFYMADKYDVHVVGIDLSVNMVSFALERAIGLKCSVEFEVADCTTKQYPDGSFDVIYSRDTILHIQGKPALFRSFYKWLKPGGKVLISDYCRSAGSPSAEFSQYIEQRGYDLHDIKAYGQMLRDAGFDEVVAEDRTDQFIKVLEKELNAVEKDKEAFTNDFSEEDYNEIVKGWKAKLVRSSSGEQKWGLFLAKKK, from the exons GTACTTTCTCTTCTTCCACCGTACGAGGGAAAGTCAGTTCTGGAATTGGGTGCTGGTATTGGTCGTTTCACTGGTGAGTTAGCTAATAAGGCTGGTCAACTTGTTGCACTAGACTTCATTGAAAGTGTTATAAAAAAG AATGAAAGCGTAAACGGACATCATAAGAATGTCGAGTTTATATGTGCTGATGTGACTTCCCCAGAACTGAACTTCTCAGAACAATCTTTAGACTTAATATTTTCTAACTGGCTGCTGATGTATCTCTCAGACAAGGAG GTTGAGAGTCTTGCTGAGAGAATGATCAAATGGTTAAAAGTTGGTGGCTATATATTTTTCAGAGAATCATGTTTCCATCGGTCTGGAGACCACAAGAGAAAGAATAACCCTACTCATTACCGTGAACCAAGATTTTATACCAAG GTGTTTAAAGAAAGTCATTTGTATGATAATTCTGGGAACTTGTTTGAATTTGCTCTTATTGGTTGCAAGTGCATTGGAGCTTatgtcaaaaacaaaaagaatcaAAATCAG ATTTGCTGGATTTGGCAGAAGATTAGCTCAGACACTGACAGGGGATTCCAGAAGTTCTTGGATACTGTCCAATATAAATACAGTGGCATATTACGCTACGAGCGTGTCTTTGGACATGGTTTCGTGAGCACTGGAGGGATTG ATACCACAAAAGAATTTGTATCTAGATTGGATCTCCAGCCTGGTCAGAAAGTCTTAGACGTGGGTTGTGGCATTGGAGGAGGTGATTTTTACATGGCTGATAAGTATGATGTTCATGTTGTTGGCATTGACCTCTCTGTCAATATGGTTTCTTTTGCTCTTGAGCGTGCCATTGGTCTCAAATGTTCTGTTGAATTCGAGGTTGCTGACTGCACCACAAAACAATATCCTGATGGCTCCTTTGATGTGATCTATAGCCGTGACACAATTCTTCACATTCAA GGCAAACCTGCATTATTTCGATCATTCTACAAGTGGTTGAAGCCAGGAGGCAAAGTCCTCATCAGTGACTATTGCCGAAGTGCTGGATCTCCATCTGCTGAATTTTCTCAGTATATCGAGCAAAGGGGATATGATCTACATGATATTAAAGCTTATGGCCAG aTGCTTCGTGACGCCGGCTTTGATGAGGTTGTTGCTGAGGACCGAACTGATCAG TTTATCAAAGTTCTTGAGAAGGAATTGAATGCTGTGGAGAAGGATAAGGAAGCATTTACGAACGACTTTTCCGAA GAAGACTACAATGAAATAGTTAAAGGTTGGAAGGCTAAGCTTGTGAGGAGCTCTTCTGGGGAGCAGAAGTGGGGGCTCTTCCTTGCCAAGAAAAAGTGA
- the LOC140813572 gene encoding WUSCHEL-related homeobox 1-like, which produces MWMMGYNDGGDFTTLQDSFSGRKLRTLMPRPAAAANSPRLNLVHGADFISLNHHHLAISTEQNKRELSSTQQVAVSSRWNPTPEQLRTLEELYRRGTRTPSAEQIQHITAKLRRYGKIEGKNVFYWFQNHKARERQKRRRQLESPTGKQPPHTSMENGEKKESEGEETKNWSSPTKSTTNTEKTSRNGSAKVTETECKTDGWLQFDSDDTESQQRRTLLQRNATWHTMHLSPSSPTLPDAATLVSADARDPPHPAATGIGVGEARTLQLFPVGGDKKDFEDELSGAAIDTADITAAAPLQFFEFLPLKN; this is translated from the exons ATGTGGATGATGGGATATAATGATGGGGGAGACTTCACCACCCTTCAAGATTCATTCAGTGGCCGAAAGCTCCGAACCCTTATGCCGAGACCAGCCGCCGCCGCTAACTCTCCTCGCTTAAACCTCGTCCACGGCGCTGACTTTATTTCCCTGAATCATCATCATCTTG CGATTTCTACGGAGCAAAATAAGAGAGAGTTAAGTAGTACACAACAAGTTGCGGTGAGTTCAAGATGGAATCCAACTCCGGAGCAACTTCGAACCCTTGAAGAACTATACAGAAGGGGCACTCGAACTCCTTCTGCCGAACAAATCCAACACATCACCGCGAAGCTCCGTCGGTACGGCAAGATTGAGGGGAAAAACGTGTTCTATTGGTTTCAGAATCACAAGGCTAGAGAAAGGCAAAAACGGCGCCGCCAGCTCGAATCTCCCACTGGCAAACAACCCCCCCACACCAGCATGGAAAATGGCGAGAAGAAAGAATCGGAAG GTGAAGAGACCAAAAACTGGTCATCTCCCACAAAATCTACTACAAATACAGAG AAAACTTCAAGAAATGGGTCAGCGAAGGTGACAGAGACAGAATGTAAAACAGATGGATGGTTACAGTTCGATAGTGATGACACAGAATCACAGCAGAGGAGGACCCTTCTCCAGAGGAATGCCACGTGGCATACTATGCATTTGTCTCCTTCATCTCCCACGCTACCTGATGCAGCCACCCTCGTCTCCGCTGACGCCCGAGATCCTCCCCACCCGGCCGCCACCGGCATTGGTGTAGGAGAGGCACGAACCCTTCAGTTGTTCCCTGTCGGAGGTGATAAGAAGGATTTTGAAGATGAGTTATCTGGTGCAGCCATTGATACTGCTGACATTACTGCTGCTGCGCCTTTACAATTTTTTGAATTTCTTCCTTTAAAGAattga
- the LOC140837536 gene encoding small ribosomal subunit protein RACK1-like, translating to MAQEQLILRGTMRAHTDWVTAIATPVDNNDMIVSSSRDKSLIIWSLTKEDKTYGVARRRLTGHGHFVEDVVLSSDGQFALSGSWDGELRLWDLQTGNTARRFVGHTKDVLSVAFSIDNRQIVSASRDKTIKLWNTLGECKYTIQDQDSHSDWVSCVRFSPNALQPMIVSGSWDKNVKIWSLSNCKLRSTLSGHSGYVNTVAVSPDGSLCASGGKDGVILLWDLAEGKRLYSLEAGSVIHALCFSPNRYWLCAATESSIKIWDLESKSVVVDLKVDLKQESEMTAEGTDQTSACKNKINFCTCLNWSVDGSTLFSGYTDGVIRVWGIGRY from the exons ATGGCGCAAGAACAGCTGATCCTCCGTGGCACGATGCGAGCCCACACCGACTGGGTCACGGCCATCGCCACGCCAGTGGATAACAACGACATGATCGTCTCCTCTTCCCGTGACAAGTCCCTCATTATCTGGTCCCTTACCAAGGAGGACAAGACATACGGTGTGGCACGCCGCCGCCTCACGGGACACGGTCACTTCGTCGAGGACGTTGTTCTCTCGTCCGATGGCCAGTTTGCCCTCTCTGGGTCCTGGGATGGAGAGCTCCGTCTGTGGGACTTGCAGACTGGGAACACTGCTCGCCGCTTTGTGGGTCATACTAAAGACGTCTTGTCTGTTGCTTTCTCCATCGATAACCGCCAAATCGTCTCAGCTTCCAGGGATAAGACGATTAAGCTTTGGAATACGCTCGGGGAATGCAAGTATACGATTCAAGATCAGGATTCCCACTCGGATTGGGTTTCTTGTGTGAG ATTTTCTCCGAATGCCCTCCAGCCCATGATTGTTTCAGGATCTTGGGATAAAAATGTGAAGATTTGGAGCTTATCTAATTGTAAGCTGAGGTCAACACTTAGTGGCCATAGTGGATACGTAAACACTGTAGCAGTGTCTCCTGATGGGAGTTTGTGCGCGAGTGGTGGGAAAGATGGGGTGATTTTGCTCTGGGATTTGGCGGAAGGGAAGCGTTTGTATTCATTGGAGGCTGGATCGGTTATTCATGCTCTGTGCTTCAGCCCGAATAGGTACTGGTTATGTGCTGCAACAGAGAGTAGCATAAAGATTTGGGATTTGGAGAGCAAGAGTGTTGTTGTGGATCTTAAGGTTGATTTAAAGCAGGAGAGTGAAATGACTGCTGAGGGGACTGATCAAACCTCTGCTTGTAAAAACAAG ATCAATTTCTGCACTTGCCTCAATTGGAGTGTCGATGGAAGCACACTTTTCAGCGGTTACACGGATGGGGTCATTCGAGTTTGGGGTATTGGACGTTACTGA